A single Pangasianodon hypophthalmus isolate fPanHyp1 chromosome 27, fPanHyp1.pri, whole genome shotgun sequence DNA region contains:
- the med22 gene encoding mediator of RNA polymerase II transcription subunit 22 isoform X3, producing the protein MATQRVLPQSKETLLQNYNKRLKDDIRSILDNFTEIIKTAKVEDETQVSRATQAEQDHYEMHVRAANIVRAGESLMKLVSDLKQFLILNDFPSVNEAISLRNQQLRALQEECDKKLISLRDEIAVDLYELEEEYYSSRYK; encoded by the exons ATGGCCACACAACGGGTTCTCCCGCAGAGTAAAGAGACTCTTCTGCAGAACTACAACAAGAGACTGAAAGATGACATCAGATCCATACTGGACAACTTCACTGAGATCATCAAAACTGCCAAG GTAGAAGATGAAACGCAGGTGTCTAGAGCAACACAAGCGGAGCAGGACCACTACGAAATGCACGTCAGAGCTGCAAACATC gtgcGAGCTGGTGAGTCTCTGATGAAGCTGGTGTCAGACCTGAAGCAGTTCCTGATTCTGAACGATTTCCCGTCTGTAAACGAGGCCATTAGCCTGCGCAACCAGCAGCTGCGTGCCCTGCAGGAGGAATGCGACAAGAAGCTCATCTCCCTGCGTGATGAGATCGCCGTTGACCTGTACGAGCTCGAGGAAGAGTATTACTCCTCCAGGTACAAATAG
- the med22 gene encoding mediator of RNA polymerase II transcription subunit 22 isoform X2, translating to MATQRVLPQSKETLLQNYNKRLKDDIRSILDNFTEIIKTAKVEDETQVSRATQAEQDHYEMHVRAANIVRAGESLMKLVSDLKQFLILNDFPSVNEAISLRNQQLRALQEECDKKLISLRDEIAVDLYELEEEYYSSRVMVDPEESHELWT from the exons ATGGCCACACAACGGGTTCTCCCGCAGAGTAAAGAGACTCTTCTGCAGAACTACAACAAGAGACTGAAAGATGACATCAGATCCATACTGGACAACTTCACTGAGATCATCAAAACTGCCAAG GTAGAAGATGAAACGCAGGTGTCTAGAGCAACACAAGCGGAGCAGGACCACTACGAAATGCACGTCAGAGCTGCAAACATC gtgcGAGCTGGTGAGTCTCTGATGAAGCTGGTGTCAGACCTGAAGCAGTTCCTGATTCTGAACGATTTCCCGTCTGTAAACGAGGCCATTAGCCTGCGCAACCAGCAGCTGCGTGCCCTGCAGGAGGAATGCGACAAGAAGCTCATCTCCCTGCGTGATGAGATCGCCGTTGACCTGTACGAGCTCGAGGAAGAGTATTACTCCTCCAG
- the rpl7a gene encoding 60S ribosomal protein L7a gives MPHVRFCLFQPKGKKAKGKKVAPAPSVAKKHEVKKVVNPLFEKRPKNFGIGQDIQPKRDLTRFVKWPRYVRLQRQRSILYKRLKVPPAINQFNQALDRQTATQLFKLAHKYRPETKQEKKRRLLARAEQKAAGKGDTPTKRPPVLRAGVNTVTSLVESKKAQLVVIAHDVDPIELVVFLPALCRKMGVPYCIVKGKARLGRLVHRKTCTSVCFTQTNPEDRAALAKLVEAIKTNYNDRYEEIRRHWGGNIMGPKSTARIAKLEKAKAKELATKLG, from the exons ATGCCTCACGTCAGG ttctGCTTGTTCCAGCCTAAAGGAAAGAAGGCCAAGGGGAAGAAGGTGGCACCTGCCCCTTCAGTGGCTAAGAAGCATGAGGTCAAGAAGGTTGTGAACCCCCTGTTCGAGAAAAGGCCGAAGAACTTTGGCATTG GTCAGGACATCCAGCCCAAACGGGATCTGACCCGGTTTGTGAAATGGCCGCGTTATGTTCGTCTGCAGCGTCAGCGGTCCATCCTGTACAAGCGTCTGAAGGTCCCTCCTGCGATCAACCAGTTCAACCAGGCTCTGGACCGCCAGACCG CTACCCAGCTGTTCAAGTTGGCTCACAAGTACAGGCCCGAGACCAAGCAGGAGAAGAAGCGCAGGCTGCTGGCTCGTGCTGAACAGAAGGCTGCAGGGAAAGGAGATACCCCAACTAAAAGGCCACCTGTCCTCCGTGCAG GTGTGAACACAGTCACATCACTTGTGGAGAGCAAAAAGGCGCAGCTGGTTGTGATCGCTCATGATGTGGACCCAATTGAG CTGGTGGTGTTCCTGCCCGCTCTGTGCCGTAAGATGGGTGTCCCATACTGCATCGTCAAAGGAAAAGCCAGACTGGGCCGACTTGTGCACAGAAAGACCTGCACCTCTGTCTGCTTCACACAGACCAACCC TGAGGACAGAGCTGCTCTTGCCAAGCTGGTGGAGGCCATCAAGACCAACTACAACGACAGATATGAGGAG ATCCGTCGTCACTGGGGAGGTAACATCATGGGCCCCAAGTCGACCGCTCGCATTGCTAAACTCGAAAAGGCAAAGGCCAAGGAGCTGGCTACCAAACTGGGTTAA
- the LOC113531509 gene encoding surfeit locus protein 1: protein MSFRLMLTLCSYSRRIIRINAQTVTPTRNLFHRSRQDLLKHEHVKFAVKRQQFKSTVVQEEQSEDSLLKWFLLLIPLTTFGLGTWQVKRRQWKLKLIKDLHILTTADPIPLPIDPAELKDLEYRRVKVRGRFDHSRELYILPRSLVDPEREAREAGRLSSSAESGANVITPFHCTDLGITILVNRGYVPKNKIKPETRMKGQVTDEVDLVGVVRLTEQRKPFVPQNNVEANRWHYRDLEAMAKATDAEEIFIDAVLESTIPGGPIGGQTRVTLRNEHMQYIITWYGLCAVTSYMWYAKFIKRLTL from the exons ATGAGTTTCAGACTGATGCTAACGCTGTGCAGTTACAGCCGCAGAATCATTCGCATTAAT gCACAAACAGTCACTCCCACAAGGAATCTTTTCCACAGGTCCCGACAGGACCTTCTTAAACATGAGCATG ttaaatttgCCGTCAAGCGTCAACAGTTCAAATCCACTGTTGTCCAGGAAGAACAGAGTGAGGATTCCCTACTGAAATGGTTTCTGCTGTTGATCCCTCTCACCACCTTTGGCCTTGGAACCTGGCAG gtAAAGCGGAGGCAGTGGAAGCTGAAGCTGATCAAAGACCTTCATATATTGACGACTGCAGATCCAATCCCACTGCCCATAGA TCCTGCAGAGTTGAAGGATCTGGAGTACCGGCGCGTGAAGGTCCGTGGCCGGTTCGATCACTCTCGGGAGTTGTACATCCTGCCACGTTCGCTAGTGGATCCTGAGAGAGAAGCTCGAGAGGCAGGCAGACTGTCATCCAGTGCAGAGAGTGGAGCTAATGTCATCACCCCATTCCACTGTACTGATCTAGG GATTACCATCTTGGTGAACCGAGGTTATGtacccaaaaataaaattaaaccagaAACAAGGATGAAGGGGCAG GTGACAGATGAAGTGGACCTGGTGGGTGTGGTGCGTTTGACAGAGCAGCGCAAGCCGTTTGTCCCTCAGAACAACGTGGAGGCGAATCGTTGGCATTACCGTGACTTGGAGGCCATGGCGAAAGCAACTGATGCTGAGGAGATCTTCATCGATGCTGTGTTAG AGAGTACAATACCAGGAGGACCAATAGGAGGGCAGACAAGAGTAACACTGCGCAACGAACACATGCAGTACATCATTACATG GTACGGACTATGTGCTGTTACTTCCTACATGTGGTACGCAAAATTCATCAAACGCCTTACCTTATGA